A stretch of the Arachis stenosperma cultivar V10309 chromosome 6, arast.V10309.gnm1.PFL2, whole genome shotgun sequence genome encodes the following:
- the LOC130935618 gene encoding presenilin-like protein At1g08700, which yields MESSILESIGVEIIGVMSPVSICMFLVVLLVYSLSSSSSPSSAVSDIRTAANLVYAENPSDTAAQKLEGALLNALVFVILIAIVTFLLLLLYYYNCTSFLKHYTRFSAFFVLGSMGGSIFLSLIQRFSIPVDSVTCFILLFNFTVVGVLSVFGTGIPIIVRQSYMVCLGISVAAWLTKLPEWTTWVLLVALAVYDLVAVLAPGGPLKMLVELASSRNEELPALIYEARPTTVARAGSRGGTSLGLLVTGVTAGEPSSAPSSSSSSAIELQAVSRDNKDRNVNDNLNENRDYGGNEYSVVAMGGFGGERSQGGRNDEEERSPLVGNGGGEGGIVDEERHEGNESRGGDVEIAERGIKLGLGDFVFYSVLVGRAAMYDLMTVYACYLAIISGLGCTLILLSVCRQALPALPISITLGVLFYFLTRLLMEPFIVGTATNLMMF from the coding sequence atggaatcGAGCATTCTAGAATCCATCGGCGTGGAGATAATCGGAGTCATGTCACCAGTCTCCATCTGCATGTTTCTCGTCGTCCTCCTCGTCTACTccctctcctcctcctcctcccctTCCTCAGCCGTCTCCGACATCCGCACCGCCGCTAACCTCGTCTACGCCGAGAACCCCTCCGACACCGCCGCACAGAAGCTCGAGGGAGCACTCCTCAACGCCCTTGTATTCGTCATCCTTATCGCCATCGTCaccttcctcctcctcctcctgtACTACTACAACTGCACCTCCTTCCTCAAACACTACACGCGCTTCAGCGCCTTCTTCGTCCTCGGCTCCATGGGTGGATCCATCTTCCTCTCACTCATCCAGCGATTCTCGATCCCCGTCGATTCCGTCACGTGCTTTATCCTTCTCTTCAATTTTACCGTCGTCGGGGTCCTCTCCGTTTTCGGCACCGGGATTCCGATAATCGTTCGGCAGTCGTACATGGTCTGTTTGGGGATCAGTGTTGCTGCGTGGCTGACCAAGCTGCCCGAGTGGACCACCTGGGTTCTTCTGGTGGCTCTGGCGGTTTATGATCTTGTGGCGGTTTTGGCACCTGGTGGACCGTTGAAGATGTTGGTTGAGTTGGCATCCAGCCGGAATGAGGAGCTTCCTGCTTTGATTTATGAAGCCCGGCCCACCACAGTGGCGCGGGCCGGGTCTCGCGGAGGGACTAGTTTGGGGCTTTTGGTGACTGGGGTTACAGCAGGCGAGCCGTCTTCAGCGCCGTCATCGTCGTCGTCATCGGCAATTGAGCTTCAAGCTGTGTCTAGGGACAACAAAGATAGGAATGTGAATGATAATTTGAATGAGAATAGGGATTATGGTGGGAATGAGTACTCTGTTGTGGCAATGGGTGGTTTTGGGGGTGAGAGGAGTCAGGGTGGGAGGAATGATGAAGAGGAGAGATCGCCATTGGTTGGCAATGGTGGCGGAGAGGGTGGGATTGTTGATGAGGAAAGGCATGAAGGGAATGAGAGCAGAGGTGGTGATGTGGAGATTGCTGAGAGGGGCATTAAGCTTGGCCTTGGAGACTTTGTTTTCTACAGTGTTCTTGTTGGTAGAGCTGCAATGTATGATCTCATGACTGTGTATGCTTGTTACCTTGCAATTATATCAGGACTAGGCTGCACTCTTATTCTGCTGTCGGTGTGCCGCCAAGCTCTGCCGGCGCTCCCAATTTCGATCACCTTGGGTGTTCTTTTCTATTTCTTGACCAGATTGCTGATGGAACCCTTCATTGTTGGGACTGCCACAAATTTGATGATGTTTTAA